The proteins below are encoded in one region of Sphingobacterium sp. R2:
- a CDS encoding SRPBCC domain-containing protein, whose product MKEFKKYAIIPATPEELYLALTTEITARLWTGDLVSIDATVNGEFSLWDGAITGRFLELQPSTKIVQEWYFGETDTPSIVTLKLHEHKRGTSLEIRQTNIPDEDFENISDGWEDPYISSLIDFYTEEG is encoded by the coding sequence ATGAAAGAATTCAAGAAATATGCTATTATTCCTGCAACTCCAGAGGAGCTGTATCTCGCATTAACTACTGAAATTACGGCTCGTCTTTGGACAGGTGATCTGGTGTCCATAGACGCTACTGTTAATGGCGAATTCTCTCTATGGGACGGAGCTATTACTGGCCGGTTCTTGGAACTACAACCTTCGACAAAAATCGTACAGGAATGGTATTTTGGAGAAACAGACACTCCCTCTATCGTTACACTAAAACTGCATGAACATAAAAGAGGAACGTCCCTAGAAATTAGACAGACAAATATACCCGATGAAGATTTTGAAAACATCTCGGACGGTTGGGAAGATCCTTATATATCCTCATTAATTGATTTTTATACGGAGGAAGGGTAA